One Streptomyces sp. R28 DNA window includes the following coding sequences:
- the era gene encoding GTPase Era: MGPMSVRTQSSEQSPEATHRAGFACFVGRPNAGKSTLTNALVGQKVAITANQPQTTRHTVRGIVHRPDAQLILVDTPGLHKPRTLLGQRLNDVVRTTWAEVDVIGFCLPANEKLGPGDRFIAKELASIKKTPKIAIVTKTDLVDSKTLAEQLIAIDQLGKELGFEWAEIVPVSAVGDKQVDLLADLLVPLLPEGPALYPEGDLTDEPEQVMIAELIREAALEGVRDELPHSIAVVVEEMLPREDRPADKPLLDIHAFVYIERPSQKGIIIGPKGKRLKEVGIKSRRQIEALLGTPVFLDLHVKVAKDWQRDPRQLRKLGF; the protein is encoded by the coding sequence ATGGGCCCCATGAGCGTTCGAACCCAGTCATCCGAGCAGTCGCCCGAGGCCACCCACCGCGCCGGCTTCGCCTGCTTCGTGGGCCGCCCCAACGCGGGCAAGTCCACCCTCACGAACGCTCTGGTCGGGCAGAAGGTGGCCATCACCGCCAACCAGCCGCAGACGACGCGGCACACGGTGCGGGGCATCGTGCACCGGCCCGACGCCCAGCTGATCCTGGTGGACACCCCGGGGCTGCACAAGCCGCGCACGTTGCTCGGCCAGCGGCTCAACGACGTCGTACGCACCACGTGGGCCGAGGTCGACGTGATCGGTTTCTGCCTTCCGGCGAACGAGAAGCTGGGCCCGGGTGACCGCTTCATCGCCAAGGAACTGGCGTCCATCAAGAAGACGCCGAAGATCGCGATCGTCACGAAGACCGACCTCGTGGACAGCAAGACGCTCGCCGAGCAGCTCATCGCGATCGACCAGCTCGGCAAGGAGCTCGGGTTCGAGTGGGCGGAGATCGTGCCGGTGTCGGCGGTCGGCGACAAGCAGGTGGACCTGCTGGCCGATCTGCTCGTCCCGCTGCTGCCGGAGGGGCCGGCCCTCTACCCCGAGGGTGATCTCACCGACGAGCCGGAGCAGGTGATGATCGCGGAACTGATCCGCGAGGCCGCGCTGGAGGGTGTCCGCGACGAGCTCCCGCACTCCATCGCCGTCGTCGTAGAGGAGATGCTCCCCCGCGAGGACCGCCCCGCGGACAAGCCCCTCCTCGACATCCACGCCTTCGTCTACATCGAGCGCCCCAGCCAGAAGGGCATCATCATCGGCCCGAAGGGCAAGCGCCTGAAGGAGGTCGGCATCAAGTCCCGCAGGCAGATCGAGGCGCTGCTGGGGACGCCGGTCTTCCTGGACCTGCATGTGAAGGTGGCGAAGGACTGGCAGCGGGATCCACGGCAGCTGCGCAAGCTGGGCTTCTGA
- a CDS encoding PhoH family protein, which produces MTQTPTAHTPAQGQARAQFTVPAQHPMVTVLGSGDSLLRVVEKAFPAADIHVRGNEISAVGDAAEVALIQRLFDEMMLVLRTGQPMTEDAVERSIAMLRASENGEGPEETPAEVLTQNILSSRGRTIRPKTLNQKRYVDAIDKHTIVFGIGPAGTGKTYLAMAKAVQALQSKQVNRIILTRPAVEAGERLGFLPGTLYEKIDPYLRPLYDALHDMLDPDSIPRLMAAGTIEVAPLAYMRGRTLNDAFIILDEAQNTSPEQMKMFLTRLGFDSKIVITGDVTQVDLPDGTKSGLRQVQDILEGLEDVHFSRLSSHDVVRHKLVGRIVDAYELYDSKHGTQNGSHKGRGGKAGHKGK; this is translated from the coding sequence ATGACTCAGACACCCACAGCTCACACACCCGCGCAGGGACAGGCGAGAGCACAGTTCACCGTCCCCGCCCAGCACCCCATGGTGACCGTGCTGGGGTCCGGCGACTCCCTGCTGCGCGTGGTCGAGAAGGCTTTCCCGGCGGCCGACATCCATGTCCGGGGCAATGAGATCAGCGCGGTCGGCGACGCCGCTGAAGTCGCTCTCATCCAGCGCCTGTTCGACGAGATGATGCTGGTGCTCCGCACCGGACAGCCGATGACGGAGGACGCAGTGGAACGCTCGATCGCGATGCTCAGAGCGAGTGAGAACGGGGAGGGTCCGGAAGAGACCCCGGCCGAGGTGCTCACCCAGAACATCCTCTCCTCCCGCGGCCGCACCATCCGCCCCAAGACCCTCAACCAGAAGCGGTACGTCGACGCGATCGACAAGCACACGATCGTCTTCGGCATCGGCCCCGCGGGCACCGGCAAGACCTACCTCGCCATGGCCAAGGCGGTGCAGGCCCTGCAGTCCAAGCAGGTCAACCGCATCATCCTGACCCGGCCCGCGGTGGAGGCCGGTGAGCGGCTCGGCTTCCTGCCGGGGACGCTCTACGAGAAGATCGACCCGTACCTGCGGCCGCTCTACGACGCGCTGCACGACATGCTCGACCCCGACTCCATCCCGCGGCTCATGGCCGCCGGGACCATCGAGGTCGCGCCGCTCGCCTACATGCGCGGCCGCACGCTCAACGACGCGTTCATCATTCTCGACGAGGCCCAGAACACCAGCCCCGAGCAGATGAAGATGTTCCTCACCCGTCTCGGCTTCGACTCGAAGATAGTCATCACCGGTGACGTGACCCAGGTCGACCTCCCGGACGGCACCAAGTCCGGTCTGCGGCAGGTGCAGGACATCCTGGAGGGCCTCGAGGACGTCCACTTCTCCCGGCTCTCCTCCCACGATGTCGTCCGGCACAAGCTCGTCGGCCGTATCGTCGACGCGTACGAGTTGTACGACAGCAAGCACGGCACCCAGAACGGCTCGCACAAGGGCCGGGGCGGCAAGGCCGGGCACAAGGGGAAGTAG
- the ybeY gene encoding rRNA maturation RNase YbeY, producing MSIDVNNESGTEVDEQAILDIARYALARMRIHPLSELSVIVVDADAMEQLHIQWMDLPGPTDVMSFPMDELRPPSKDDDEPPQGLLGDIVLCPEVATKQGAEAPTQHSMDEELQLLTVHGVLHLLGYDHEEPDEKAEMFGLQAAIVDGWRSEKGMTGPSPAPTVS from the coding sequence ATGTCGATCGACGTCAACAACGAGTCCGGAACCGAGGTCGACGAGCAGGCGATCCTCGACATCGCCCGCTACGCACTCGCGCGGATGCGCATCCACCCGCTCTCCGAGCTCTCGGTGATCGTCGTGGACGCCGACGCCATGGAGCAGCTCCACATCCAGTGGATGGACCTGCCCGGGCCGACCGATGTCATGTCCTTCCCGATGGACGAGCTGCGGCCGCCGTCCAAGGACGACGACGAGCCGCCGCAGGGGCTCCTCGGTGACATCGTGCTGTGCCCCGAAGTCGCCACCAAGCAGGGGGCGGAAGCGCCCACACAGCACTCCATGGACGAGGAGCTCCAACTGCTCACCGTCCATGGAGTGCTGCACCTGCTCGGGTACGACCACGAGGAGCCCGACGAGAAGGCCGAGATGTTCGGCCTGCAGGCCGCCATCGTGGACGGCTGGCGTTCGGAGAAGGGGATGACGGGGCCGTCCCCGGCCCCGACCGTGTCATGA
- a CDS encoding hemolysin family protein: MSLPLVLGAIALVVVAWLAACAEAGLARVSSFRAEEAVRSGRRGSEKLALVTADPTRYLNVALLVRVACEMAAAALVTYACLQEFDSTTQALLVAIAVMVLVSYVAVGVSPRTIGRQHPLNTATAAAYVLLPLARIMGPIPYLLILIGNALTPGKGFRHGPFASEAELRALVDLAEKESLIEDDERRMVHSVFELGDTLVREVMVPRTDLVVIERYKTIRQALTLALRSGFSRIPVVGESEDDVVGIVYLKDLARKTHISRDAESELVSTAMRPAAFVPDTKNAGDLLREMQQERNHVAVVIDEYGGTAGIVTIEDILEEIVGEITDEYDRELPPVEELGEDRYRVTARLDITDLGELYGLDEYDDEDVETVGGLLAKALGRVPIAGASSMVELPDSRELRLTAEAAAGRRNKIVTVLVEPVGPAEPLQEEMKPE; this comes from the coding sequence ATGAGCCTTCCCCTCGTCCTCGGCGCGATCGCCCTGGTGGTCGTCGCCTGGCTCGCCGCCTGCGCGGAGGCGGGCCTGGCGCGCGTCTCCAGCTTCCGCGCCGAGGAAGCCGTACGCAGCGGCCGCCGCGGCAGCGAGAAGCTCGCGCTCGTCACGGCCGACCCGACCCGCTATCTGAACGTGGCGCTGCTGGTGCGCGTGGCCTGCGAGATGGCCGCCGCCGCGCTCGTCACGTACGCCTGCCTCCAGGAGTTCGACAGCACCACCCAGGCCCTTCTGGTCGCGATAGCGGTCATGGTGCTGGTGTCGTACGTCGCCGTGGGGGTCTCCCCGCGCACCATCGGGCGCCAGCATCCGCTGAACACGGCGACGGCGGCGGCGTACGTCCTGCTGCCGCTCGCCCGGATCATGGGCCCGATCCCCTACCTGCTGATCCTCATCGGCAACGCGCTCACTCCCGGCAAGGGCTTCCGCCACGGCCCCTTCGCCTCCGAGGCGGAGCTGCGGGCGCTGGTCGACCTCGCCGAGAAGGAGTCGCTGATCGAGGACGACGAGCGCCGCATGGTGCACTCGGTCTTCGAGCTGGGCGACACGCTGGTGCGGGAGGTGATGGTCCCGAGGACCGACCTGGTCGTCATCGAGCGGTACAAGACCATCCGCCAGGCCCTCACCCTCGCCCTGCGCTCCGGCTTCTCGCGCATACCGGTCGTCGGGGAGAGCGAGGACGACGTGGTCGGGATCGTGTATCTGAAGGACCTGGCCCGCAAGACGCACATCAGCCGGGACGCGGAGAGCGAGCTGGTCTCCACGGCCATGCGGCCCGCCGCCTTCGTCCCGGACACCAAGAACGCCGGCGACCTGCTGCGCGAGATGCAGCAGGAGCGCAACCACGTCGCCGTCGTCATCGACGAGTACGGCGGCACCGCCGGCATCGTCACCATCGAGGACATCCTCGAGGAGATCGTCGGTGAGATCACCGACGAGTACGACCGTGAGCTGCCGCCGGTGGAGGAGCTGGGCGAGGACCGCTACCGGGTCACCGCCCGCCTGGACATCACCGACCTCGGCGAGCTGTACGGCCTCGACGAGTACGACGACGAGGACGTGGAGACGGTCGGCGGACTGCTGGCGAAGGCACTGGGCCGGGTGCCCATCGCCGGGGCGTCGTCCATGGTCGAGCTGCCGGACAGCCGTGAGCTGCGGCTGACGGCGGAAGCGGCGGCCGGGCGCCGGAACAAGATCGTGACCGTGCTCGTGGAGCCGGTGGGCCCCGCCGAGCCCCTCCAGGAGGAGATGAAGCCGGAGTGA
- a CDS encoding MmcQ/YjbR family DNA-binding protein — protein MTPQELRTFCLSFNATVEDFPFNPETSVFKVLGKLFALTNLDARPLTVNLKCDPDDAVRLRGEHPGLIVPGYHMNKRHWNTVTVDGELPDRLVRELVEDSYDLVVAGLPRADRLRLDRP, from the coding sequence GTGACCCCTCAGGAGCTGCGCACGTTCTGCCTGTCGTTCAACGCGACCGTGGAGGACTTCCCGTTCAACCCGGAGACCTCGGTCTTCAAGGTGCTGGGCAAGCTCTTCGCGCTGACGAACCTGGACGCGCGGCCCCTGACGGTCAATCTGAAGTGCGACCCAGATGACGCGGTACGCCTGCGCGGTGAGCACCCCGGCCTGATCGTCCCCGGGTACCACATGAACAAGCGCCACTGGAACACGGTGACGGTCGACGGCGAACTCCCGGACCGTCTCGTCCGGGAGCTCGTCGAGGACTCGTACGACCTGGTCGTGGCCGGTCTGCCGAGAGCCGACCGGCTCCGCCTCGACCGCCCCTGA
- a CDS encoding cytidine deaminase gives MTDNSALDPEDRKIITLARSARARNGVPEGAAVRDETGRTYVAGTVALESLKLSALQTAVAMAVASGAKSLEAAAVVTEAESASAEDRAAVRDLGGPGTPVLVAGPDGAVRATVTAG, from the coding sequence ATGACCGACAACAGCGCGCTCGACCCCGAGGACCGCAAGATCATCACCTTGGCCCGTTCCGCGCGGGCCCGCAACGGCGTGCCCGAGGGGGCGGCCGTACGGGACGAGACCGGCCGTACGTATGTCGCCGGGACCGTCGCTCTGGAGTCCTTGAAGCTGAGCGCGCTGCAGACGGCTGTGGCGATGGCGGTGGCGTCGGGGGCGAAGTCGCTGGAGGCGGCGGCGGTGGTGACGGAGGCGGAGTCGGCGTCGGCGGAGGACCGGGCGGCTGTGCGGGATCTTGGTGGGCCGGGGACGCCGGTGCTGGTGGCGGGGCCGGATGGGGCGGTGCGTGCGACGGTGACGGCGGGCTGA
- a CDS encoding VOC family protein, giving the protein MITTDLSPGSPCWLDLGAPDVRGAAAFYGAVLGWEYESMGEAEDFEGGMFKKDGKTVAGLGKLTEEGARSAWMIYFTVDDADATTQAVERAGGTVRVAPRDLDDWGRMAQYNDPLGGQFAAWQPGKNSGFELADEPGSLSWTELYTSDAAGAKEFYGGVFGWQFSDMPLPGGGGAYTLITPAGLPEERMQGGLMELPAENLALANGQPYWHPVFNVTDCDAAVAKVTENGGSVQMGPEDAEGVGRLAVCVDPSNADFVVLTPATRS; this is encoded by the coding sequence ATGATCACCACCGACCTCTCCCCCGGCTCCCCCTGTTGGCTCGACCTCGGTGCCCCCGACGTCCGGGGCGCCGCGGCCTTCTACGGCGCGGTGCTCGGCTGGGAGTACGAGTCCATGGGTGAGGCGGAGGACTTCGAAGGCGGGATGTTCAAGAAGGACGGCAAGACCGTCGCCGGGCTCGGCAAGCTCACCGAGGAGGGAGCGCGCTCGGCCTGGATGATCTACTTCACCGTCGACGACGCGGACGCGACGACCCAGGCCGTCGAGCGCGCGGGCGGCACCGTGCGGGTGGCGCCGCGGGACCTCGACGACTGGGGGCGGATGGCGCAGTACAACGATCCGCTGGGCGGCCAGTTCGCCGCCTGGCAGCCGGGGAAGAACTCCGGTTTCGAGCTGGCGGACGAGCCGGGCTCCCTGTCGTGGACCGAGCTGTACACGAGCGACGCCGCGGGCGCGAAGGAGTTCTACGGCGGTGTCTTCGGCTGGCAGTTCAGCGACATGCCGCTGCCGGGCGGCGGGGGCGCGTACACGCTCATCACCCCGGCCGGGCTGCCCGAGGAGCGCATGCAGGGCGGCCTCATGGAGCTTCCCGCGGAGAACCTCGCGCTGGCGAACGGGCAGCCGTACTGGCACCCGGTGTTCAACGTCACCGACTGCGACGCCGCGGTCGCCAAGGTCACCGAGAACGGCGGCAGTGTGCAGATGGGGCCGGAGGACGCGGAGGGCGTCGGCCGCCTGGCCGTCTGCGTGGACCCGTCGAACGCGGACTTCGTGGTGCTGACGCCGGCCACCCGTAGCTGA
- a CDS encoding carbohydrate kinase family protein, translating to MTTPTAPNGKGPSPQGPSSRAGKPYRRSQVDPLGGLRTPTDPPWDVYLTGTVFLDIIFTGLDSAPVRGTESWARGMGSSPGGVANMATALARLGLRTSLAAAFGDDHYGEYCWDALEHGEGIDLSPSRTVPDWHSPVTVSMAYEGERTMVSHGHEPPPEAVLVQEGAPDCPPRARAAVASLEPGKRAPWIAQAASKGTRIFADVGWDDTGAWDLAGLADLEHCEAFLPNAQEAMRYTATDCPREAAHALTAYVPLAVVTLGAEGAYAVDGRTGETAEVPAIAVEALDPTGAGDVFVAGFVAGTLADWPLADRLAFAGLTAALSVQEFGGSLSAPGWAEIGAWWRKVRSLDRQDPEALRRYAFLADLVPEEQGRPWPLRRAVPTIGFRRSA from the coding sequence GTGACCACGCCCACCGCGCCCAACGGAAAGGGACCCTCGCCCCAGGGGCCGTCGTCCCGGGCAGGGAAGCCGTACCGCCGGAGCCAGGTCGACCCCCTCGGCGGCCTGCGCACGCCCACCGACCCGCCCTGGGACGTCTATCTCACGGGCACCGTCTTCCTCGACATCATCTTCACCGGCCTGGATTCGGCCCCGGTGCGCGGGACCGAGTCCTGGGCGCGCGGCATGGGCTCCAGCCCCGGCGGCGTGGCGAACATGGCGACCGCCCTGGCCCGCCTCGGCCTGCGGACTTCCCTCGCGGCGGCCTTCGGCGACGACCACTACGGCGAGTACTGCTGGGACGCGCTGGAGCACGGCGAGGGCATCGACCTCTCGCCGTCGCGCACGGTGCCGGACTGGCACTCCCCGGTCACGGTCTCGATGGCGTACGAGGGGGAGCGCACGATGGTCTCCCACGGCCACGAGCCGCCCCCGGAGGCTGTGCTTGTCCAAGAGGGGGCGCCCGACTGCCCGCCCCGCGCGCGTGCCGCGGTCGCCTCCCTCGAACCGGGCAAGCGGGCCCCCTGGATCGCGCAGGCCGCCAGCAAGGGCACCCGTATCTTCGCCGACGTCGGCTGGGACGACACGGGGGCGTGGGACCTGGCGGGGCTGGCCGACCTGGAGCACTGCGAGGCCTTCCTGCCGAACGCGCAGGAGGCCATGCGGTACACGGCCACCGACTGCCCGCGCGAGGCGGCCCACGCCCTCACCGCGTACGTCCCGCTCGCGGTCGTCACCCTCGGTGCGGAGGGCGCGTACGCGGTGGACGGACGGACCGGGGAGACGGCCGAGGTCCCCGCGATCGCCGTCGAGGCCCTCGACCCGACCGGCGCCGGCGACGTCTTCGTGGCCGGCTTCGTCGCGGGCACCCTGGCCGACTGGCCCCTCGCCGACCGCCTGGCCTTCGCGGGCCTCACGGCAGCCCTCTCGGTCCAGGAGTTCGGCGGGTCCCTGTCCGCCCCCGGCTGGGCCGAGATCGGCGCCTGGTGGCGCAAGGTCCGCTCCCTCGACCGGCAGGACCCCGAGGCCCTGCGCCGGTACGCGTTCCTGGCGGATCTGGTGCCCGAGGAACAGGGCAGACCCTGGCCGCTGCGGCGGGCGGTGCCGACGATCGGGTTCCGCCGGTCGGCTTGA
- a CDS encoding glucarate dehydratase family protein encodes MNLTITDVRLTPILVADPPLLNTQGVHQPYTPRLIVEVVTADGITGVGETYGDTKYLELARPFADKLIGRQVGDLNGLFVVADEVAVDRSRVSGQVDVGGLRGVQTADKLRLSVVSGFEVACLDALGKALGLPVHALLGGKVRDAVEYSAYLFYKWAGHPAGVAAEKDDWGAAVDPAGVVEQARKFTERYGFTSFKLKGGVFPPDEEIAAVRALAEAFPGHPLRLDPNGAWSVETSLKVAQELGDVLEYLEDPALGTAAMAEVAARSGVPLATNMCVTTFAEIKEAFTKDAVQVVLSDHHYWGGLRNTQQLAAICRTFGVGVSMHSNTHLGISLAAMTHVASTVPNLHHACDSHYPWQSEDVLTERLTFEGGKVAVSDAPGLGVELDRERLAELHRRWLEDDGSLRDRDDAAAMRVADPGWAAPSAPRW; translated from the coding sequence GTGAACCTCACGATCACCGACGTCCGCCTGACCCCGATCCTGGTCGCCGACCCCCCGCTGCTGAACACCCAGGGCGTCCACCAGCCCTACACGCCCCGCCTGATCGTCGAGGTCGTGACGGCCGACGGGATCACCGGAGTCGGGGAGACGTACGGCGACACCAAGTACCTGGAGCTCGCCCGGCCGTTCGCGGACAAGCTGATCGGCCGTCAAGTCGGAGATCTCAACGGGCTGTTCGTCGTCGCGGACGAGGTGGCCGTCGATCGGTCCCGGGTCTCCGGCCAGGTCGACGTCGGTGGGCTGCGCGGTGTCCAGACCGCCGACAAGCTGCGGCTGTCCGTCGTCTCCGGCTTCGAGGTCGCCTGCCTCGACGCCCTCGGCAAGGCGCTCGGACTGCCCGTGCACGCGCTGCTCGGCGGCAAGGTGCGGGACGCGGTCGAGTACAGCGCGTACCTCTTCTACAAGTGGGCCGGCCATCCGGCGGGCGTCGCCGCCGAGAAGGACGACTGGGGTGCCGCCGTCGACCCGGCCGGGGTCGTCGAGCAGGCACGGAAGTTCACCGAGCGGTACGGGTTCACCTCCTTCAAGCTCAAGGGCGGTGTCTTTCCGCCGGACGAGGAGATCGCGGCCGTACGGGCCCTCGCGGAGGCCTTTCCCGGCCACCCCCTGCGGCTCGACCCCAACGGGGCCTGGTCCGTGGAGACCTCGCTGAAGGTGGCGCAGGAGCTCGGGGACGTCCTGGAGTACCTGGAGGACCCGGCCCTCGGAACGGCCGCCATGGCCGAGGTCGCCGCGCGGTCCGGGGTGCCGCTGGCGACGAACATGTGCGTGACGACGTTCGCGGAGATCAAGGAGGCGTTCACCAAGGACGCCGTGCAGGTGGTCCTCTCCGACCACCACTACTGGGGCGGGCTGCGCAACACCCAGCAGCTGGCGGCGATCTGCCGCACCTTCGGTGTCGGGGTGTCCATGCACTCCAACACCCACCTGGGCATCTCCCTGGCCGCGATGACCCACGTGGCGTCGACCGTCCCGAACCTGCACCATGCCTGCGACTCCCACTACCCCTGGCAGTCCGAGGACGTCCTCACCGAGCGCCTCACCTTCGAGGGCGGCAAGGTCGCCGTGTCCGACGCCCCCGGCCTCGGAGTCGAGTTGGACCGCGAGAGGCTGGCGGAGCTGCACCGACGGTGGCTGGAAGACGACGGCTCGCTCCGGGACCGCGACGACGCGGCCGCCATGCGGGTCGCCGACCCCGGCTGGGCCGCTCCGTCGGCGCCCCGCTGGTAG
- a CDS encoding 5-dehydro-4-deoxyglucarate dehydratase, whose translation MARASLDTDTTRRLRDGMAHGVLSFPLTSFHEDGSLDPDGFRAHVAAQIATAPGAVFPACGTGEFFSLDEDEYRQVVTVAVEEAGGRVPVVAGVGYGWAQAARFARIAEEAGVDALLVLPHYLVAAPQDGLVAQLEQLAARTRLPLIAYQRGQVAFTAESLKRVAGIPNVIGLKDGHSDLDRLQRLTLAAPEGFLFFNGAATAEIQARAYATVGVPAYSSAVHAFAPEIANAFFAALRRGDHGTVDKLLRDFYVPLVELRDRVPGYAVSLVKAAARLRGRPVGPVRAPLTDPSAGDLADLRTLLAAGLDLVGAAL comes from the coding sequence ATGGCGAGGGCGAGCCTCGATACGGACACCACCCGGCGCTTGCGGGACGGCATGGCGCACGGAGTGCTGTCGTTCCCGCTCACGAGCTTCCACGAGGACGGCTCGCTGGATCCGGACGGCTTCCGCGCCCACGTCGCCGCCCAGATCGCCACCGCCCCCGGCGCCGTCTTCCCCGCCTGCGGCACCGGCGAGTTCTTCTCGCTGGACGAGGACGAGTACCGGCAGGTCGTCACGGTCGCCGTCGAGGAGGCGGGCGGACGCGTGCCCGTCGTCGCCGGGGTCGGCTACGGCTGGGCGCAGGCCGCCCGGTTCGCCCGTATCGCCGAGGAGGCCGGCGTCGACGCCCTGCTCGTCCTGCCCCACTACCTGGTCGCCGCCCCGCAGGACGGCCTGGTCGCCCAGCTGGAGCAGCTCGCGGCCCGGACCCGGCTGCCGCTCATCGCCTACCAGCGCGGTCAAGTCGCCTTCACCGCCGAGTCGTTGAAGCGCGTCGCCGGCATCCCGAACGTCATCGGGCTCAAGGACGGCCACAGCGACCTCGACCGCCTCCAGCGCCTCACCCTCGCCGCCCCCGAAGGCTTCCTCTTCTTCAACGGGGCCGCCACCGCCGAGATCCAGGCCCGCGCCTACGCCACCGTCGGCGTCCCCGCCTACTCCTCCGCCGTCCACGCCTTCGCCCCCGAGATCGCCAACGCCTTCTTCGCCGCCCTCCGGCGCGGCGACCACGGCACGGTCGACAAGCTGCTGCGCGACTTCTACGTCCCGCTCGTCGAACTCCGTGACCGGGTGCCCGGATACGCCGTGTCCCTGGTGAAGGCGGCGGCCCGGCTGCGCGGCCGCCCGGTCGGCCCCGTACGCGCCCCGCTCACCGACCCGTCGGCCGGCGACCTGGCCGACCTGCGCACCCTGCTCGCCGCCGGACTCGACCTCGTAGGAGCAGCGCTGTGA
- a CDS encoding IclR family transcriptional regulator → MSETGGVREVKSAARTVELLELLAARGDRPARLQELADELAVPRSSMYALLQTLISRGWVRTDVTGSLYGIGIHALLTGTSYLDSDPRVRAVRPYLDEASEALGETIHMGRLDGRDVAYLATRESHEYLRTISRVGRRLPAHAGALGKALLAERPDSELPEGPYESLTPNTHTGREPLAAELAEVRARGYSVDREEGVLGIVGFGFALRYDSPAQDAISCSAPVARLSAGHEERIVAVMREIRAKIEATVPGGVGGSGSVHWRR, encoded by the coding sequence ATGTCAGAGACAGGCGGCGTGCGCGAGGTGAAGTCCGCGGCGCGGACGGTCGAGTTGCTGGAACTCCTCGCCGCGCGCGGCGACCGCCCCGCGCGCCTCCAGGAGCTGGCGGACGAGCTGGCCGTGCCGCGCAGTTCCATGTACGCGCTGCTGCAGACCCTGATCTCGCGCGGCTGGGTCCGCACCGACGTCACCGGCTCGCTCTATGGCATCGGCATCCACGCCCTGCTCACCGGCACCAGCTACCTCGACTCCGACCCGCGCGTGCGCGCCGTGCGCCCGTACCTCGACGAGGCGTCCGAGGCGCTGGGCGAGACGATCCACATGGGGCGGCTGGACGGCCGGGACGTGGCGTATCTGGCGACGCGCGAGTCGCACGAGTACCTGCGGACGATCAGCCGGGTGGGCCGCCGCCTCCCGGCGCACGCGGGAGCCCTGGGCAAGGCACTGCTGGCCGAACGCCCCGACAGCGAACTCCCCGAGGGCCCGTACGAGTCCCTCACCCCCAACACCCATACCGGCCGCGAGCCCCTGGCCGCCGAGCTCGCCGAGGTGCGGGCGCGCGGATACTCGGTCGACCGGGAGGAGGGCGTCCTCGGCATCGTCGGCTTCGGCTTCGCCCTGCGCTACGACTCCCCGGCCCAGGACGCGATCAGCTGCTCGGCGCCGGTGGCCCGGTTGTCGGCCGGGCACGAGGAGCGGATCGTCGCGGTGATGCGGGAGATCAGGGCGAAGATCGAGGCGACGGTTCCCGGCGGGGTCGGCGGCAGCGGGTCGGTGCACTGGCGCAGGTGA